TCTACTTGCTGTACCTCTTCACGATGCTGGTCGGCACCTGTAACGGTGGCATGAGCTTCAACAGGGTCATCAGCACAAGCTTCGCGCGATCGCGCGGCCTTGCACTGGCGATCTCGCGCTCGGGCATGGCAGCTGCTTCCGCAATCATGCCACCCGTCCTGTATCTCATTATCTCCGAAGCGGGCTGGCGCGCGGGCTTCCTCGCACTAGGCAGTCTGATCCTGTTCGTCGCGTTACCGATGGTGTACTTTCTCGTGCCCGGGCGTTCCAGCGAACAGCGTAGCGAAGCTCAATCCGCCGCCGCCGGACGAACGAGCACGTGGCGACTGCTTGCCCACCGCAAGGTACTTCTGCTCTGCGCCGCCGCCGGATTGGGCTATGCGCCCTGCATCGCGCTCCTCCAGCAATTTCAGCCGATATTGGTCGACAAGGGCGTACTTCCTCTCACCGCTGCCTCGTTCATTGGCGTTCTCGGCGGCGCCGCTTTCTTTGGCGGTCTCTTGAGCGGGGCGCTGGTCGATCGTTTTTGGGCTCCGCTGGTCACTTGCGGCGCAATGGTCATCGGAGTTGCCGGCTGCCTGTTCCTGCTGCCGCAATCTATCGAAACAGGAGCAGCTCTGGCTGGAGCGATTGCGATCGGAGCCGCGCAGGGCGCCCAGATGCCTGTTATCGCGTTCCTGATAGCCCGCTACATGGGGTTTTCTTCGTATTCCGCAATTTTCGGACTCTGTGTATTCGTCATTGGAATGCTCATCCCGGTTTACATCAGCGCGATGACGCATCTCTACGAATGGCTTGGTGGGCATCAAGCGGGCCTCGGTCTGTGTATCTCGTCATTTGTGGCAGCTGTCGCCGCAATTCTTGCGATGGGCAGGTACCCGGAGATCCCCGAGATTACCTAAAAGGGGTTTCATGCCCCCAGCGGTGATGGGCTCCTTGGCTAGCGCGACTGAGCGCCAAGCTGCGACTTTAGATCCAGGAACGTGGTCGGTGCGGAACGGGCGGATCCTTCACGGAACGCCATAAAGCCCCGCGGGCGATCCACGGTGATGAATGCGTTTCGACCTTCAGCCGCATGGTATTCGAAGTTCGCGCCCTCTTTTCTCCGGCCGTGCTTGGGCGAGCGCACGGATCGATCGAGAGGGTAATTCGTTGGCCTATTGCGAATACGCACAACCCTATTCCCATATTGCAAAGGGCGCGGGCAATCTACTGTGCTAGCCTGTAGTTCACTGGAGGAATTCGGAAAGGGGCCAGCCATGTTGTGCAGGGCCTCAGCAAAGTTCCTTCGCGCCGGACAACAGGTGAGAACAAATGGCTCAGACCCTCAATCTCTCAAAAAGCGATATTCGCGAGGATTTCGTTCCCAAGGACGGTTTCATTTCGCCCGAATTCGCAAGGTTGGAGCGCGACAGGCTCTGGCCGCGAGTATGGCAAATTGCCTGCCGCGAGGAAGAGCTACCGGAGGTGGGTAGCTTCGTCACCTACGAAATCGCCGGGGAGTCGATCGTCATCGTGCGAACGGCGCCCGATGAGATAAAATCTTTCTACAATGTCTGCCAGCATCGCGGCCGTATCCTTATGGAACAACAGTCCGGGCGGACAAAGTTCATGTTCTGCCGCTATCATGGCTGGCGGTGGAGCTTAGACGGCACGCTTCAGAAAATAACGGACGAACACAATTGGGAAGGTTGCGCGAGTTTCGACAAGGCCGATCTGGCCCTTAAGGAGACGCTGATCGGCACATGGGGCGGATTCGTCTTCATCAACATGGATGCCGACGCTGAGCCCCTGCAGGATTTCCTCCATCCTGTGCCGGCTTTTCTCGACCCATTCGAGTTCCATACCTGGCGCTACCGCTGGTACAAGAGCGTCGTTCTTCCATGCAACTGGAAGACTGCGTTGGAAGGCTTCAACGAGGCTTACCACGTGGCGGCCACGCATCCCCAGCTTCTCGATGAAGGTGGCGACGACATGACGGCTGCCCGGACTTACGGTCGTCACGGGATGTATTACTACCTGCCGGAAGCCCGCCCACTGGGAGCTCCGTCGCGCCGGACCGGTCGCGAGGTGCCAGCCGATACACGCGAGGGACTTGTCAATTTCTATCGGGTGATGGATCAAACGCTCAACGCACTGTTCACCCAGCGCGCGGTGGATTCAGTGGAACGCATTCTGACCGAGGTTCCCGCTGGCAGTGACCCGGTCGACGTCATGATGGCGGCACAGCGCTTTCATCGCGAAGCAGCAGAATCGGATGGCTCGGGCTGGCCGCCGTTGACCGTCGAGCAGCAGATTGCGGCAGGCACGAACTGGCATATCTTCCCCAACCATGTCTTTTTGCAGATGGCAGACGGTTCGATTGCCTATCGGGCGCGACCGCATGGCGATAACCCGAACGAATGTATCTTCGACGTGTGGTCATTGGCGCGCTTTGCCCCCGGCGAGGAGCCGCCACTCAACCGCGAATTTTACCCAGACTGGACCGACGAAACTGAACAGCATTTCGGCAAGATCCTGATGCAGGACTTCGGCAACTTCCGGTATGTCCAGAAGGGAATGCACTCACGCGGTTTTTCCGGCTCGCGCACGAACCCGGTGCAAGAAGCGGAAATTCCCAACATGCATCGAGCGCTCTACGAATACCTGTTCGACGAATGACAAGAAGTGGCATCAGCCTTCGACTCTGGAGATAATTCTTGCAGAGGAGAGATTTGATGGATTTGGGACATTGCTGCGCACACCCTATTTCAGTTGGTAAGTATGTAGCGACCGCGCATTCGCAATCGTTCTTCGGTACTAGCGGGCGGAGAGGGCTGAAATAGCGGCGCCTTTGTCCTCGTCAGCTATCGCACCTGAGTGACACCGCATCATCTTGCAGTGGTGGCGCGTCGCTGCCCGATTTCGGGCTTTCGACGTCGACGGGGAGCATCGGCCGGACTAGTCTGCGAGCGGATACGCATCCGCGCCATAGTCGCACGTGCCGGCACATGCGACTATGGTGCGGGCAAAGGATTGAGGATGATCTTGTGAAAGACGCACTGCGCAGCTTTCATGTCTTCAGCGTGGCAGCTTCGTCGGAAAACTTCAGTAAAGCTGCGCGGCGGCTCGACATGACTCCTGCGTCGGTCAGCCGAACAATCGCACAGCTCGAGGCCAGCGTCGGGGCACGCCTGTTCAACCGCAATACGGTCTCGGTGAAGCTTACGGCCGAAGGCGTCGCCCTCAGAAGTGCCATTGGAGACCGCCTAGATGAGCTGCTAGCCGACGTTGCCGACATGCTCAGCGGCCTCGGCCACAACACCGGCGGCCCCCTGAAGGTATCGTTGACCAACGCTTACGGTAAGTCCCACGTTCTACCCAAGCTACCGCTATTCCTGGCGAAATATCCTGATATCACTCTGGAAATCGCCTTTAACGATCACCGCGGCGATTTACTGATCGAGGGCCATGACATCGGGACTTGCTATGGCCCACCGGACGAAAATGCCTATATTTCAAGGGTTGTATGCAGACCGAAGCTCGTTCTGGTCGCATCGCCCGGCTATTTGTCGAAAATGGGCGTCCCACGCTCGCTCGACGAATTAACCGAGCACGATTGTATCGAAGCGAAACCCGACGGCGTCCGTTCGGTCGCCTGGCTGTTGAAGCCTCCGGGCAATGGCACCGCCATATCCGTTGCGCCTCGTGCACGCCTCAAGATCTCGGACCAGATCGATGGCGTCCTCCTCGCCGCCGTCGCCGGACTCGGCATTACGCTCGTTCATCGGCAGGCGGCCGAACCCTTCCTTCGGCGCGGGGAGCTGCGAGCGCTATTGGTCGATCATGCGATCGAATCCGAGAGCGGGTCCGAGGTTTACGCCTATTTTCCCCACCGCAGCGGCATGGCTTCACGTGCGCGAGCTTTCGTCGAATTCCTTGCCAATGAAGTAGGCGACGAAGAGGTTGATATTATCCCCTTCGCCGCGTGAAAGGGGTCTTTGCTCAAGCGGATACCCCGGTAACCTCGGCCAGTTTGTTGTCGCCAATTGCATGCATCGCCGCAACATACCCGAATACCATGGATGGCCCGATGGTGGCACCTGCGGCCGGATAGCAACGGCCGAACGGTGATGCCGCGGAATTGCCGATGGCGTAGAGGCCGGCGATTGCCTGACCGTCGTCGCCAATCACCCGCGCGAACGCATCGGTTACCACGCCGCCCGCCGTGCCGACGTCGGCAGGATACATAGGAACCGCGTAGAACGGGCCTTGCTCGATCGAACCCATATTGGGGTTAGGCTTTACCGTGGGATCGCCGTGAGCACGGTCGAAGGCTCTTCCTCCCCGGTTGAAATCCGGATCTCGTCCATCGCGGCAGTACTGGTTGAAGCGGGCTACTTCGGTACTGAGGCCCGCCGCATCGATGCCGCAAAGATCGGCCAACTCTGGAAGCGTTTCAGCCTTCTTCATATAGCCGCTATCGATCCAGGATTGGGGGGTCTTGCCCGGCGGCATAGTTCCCCAAGGGTACCAGTCGCGATGCCGCTTGTCGAAAATCATCCACGCCGGGATGCCCCGTCCGGTCGCCTGTTGGCGTTGGATCATCCGTTCGCCGATTTCCATATAGGCTCCGGCCTCGTCGCAAAAGCGCTGCCCGTCCTGATCAACCATGATCGAGTGGGGTAACGAGAGGTCTAGATGATGCATGAAGCTGAAAACCTGGCCGTCCGGCATGGTCGCCCCTTCGGGCCATGACCCATCGGTATTCTGCGAAGTGATAACCCACCACGCCGCATCGAGATTTTCCGTTGCCGCGCCCATCGCCATCATTTCCTGCAGAGGTCCGCCCAGGTCGCCTGGATTGGCGCGCGAGCGAATGGCCGTCTCCCGGCCGCGGCCATGCTTTTCGCGGAACTCGATCGCATGGCCATAACCGCCCGCATTGATGACGACGCCGCGGCGGGCCCGAACCGATACCGTCCGGCCCTTATGGCGCACCTTGACGCCGACCACCTTTCCCTCTTCCAGCCACAGCTCCTCGCTCGGCGTGTCCAGAAAAAGCGGCACTTTCTCGCGGAGGATTATTTGCAGCAACCGACCCTGGATTGCCGCTCCATTGGCTATCGTCTGCCGGCCCAGGAGCTTGTCCCGTGCCATCAAGGTGGCATATTTGAGCGCCTTCAACTTTCCCGCGAAAGTCTTGCGCATGGTAAACAGTGTCGTGAACTCTTCGGCGGAGAGCGGCATGTGCGCGAGCGGCGCATAGATTGACAGCCGGTCGCGCCACTCGCCCAGCTGGCTGATATCGAACACTTCCGCCAACAACGATCGCCCCTCGGGAGATCCACCCGGTGCGTCGTCATAATAGTCCGGCCAGTCATGAAACGGTCGGCGGAATTTCATGCCTTTGGAGCGCAGGAATTCGACCATCGCCGGACCTGCGTTAAGGAACGACGTTGTCCTTTCGGCGCTTACTGATGGGCCGACATAGTCGACCACGCTTTTCAGGTACAATTCGGCGCGATCGAAGCTGTCCTCGATGCCCGCTTCCTTCATCAATGGGTTGTCGGGAATCCACAGCACTCCGCCCGAAAAACTGGTGGTCCCGCCGAATACGGAGAGCTTCTCGAAGATTGCGGCTGTTTTTCCTTCGGAACGGACCTTGAGGGCGCAGGGCACGGAACCGGCCCCCGAGCCGACGATGACCACGTCATATTCACTTTCGATCTGATCCATCAATTACGACCCTTCATTTGGTCACTACAGCCCATCTTTAGGCACCCGCTTCGGCCTGCGCCGTCGACGGACTCTCCGATTGAATCTTAGCTTCGGGCCGCTACCGGAACGGCTGGCCTGAGCCGCTGCGCGCCCTTGTGCAGAACCCCGCCCTTCATGATGACCAGCAAATTGTCGGCGTTCGCGACGAGGTCGGGATCGCCGGTCGGATCGCCCGCGACCACAAGAAGGTCGGCCGGCCCCCCCCGGGAGGATTGTGCCCCCCGGCGCCTGCGGCAAGCCCTCCGTGATAGGTAGCCGCGCGTAGCGCCTCCTGCGGCGTGAACCCGAGATAACGCACCAGATGCCCGACGTCCGCCGCATTGGTCCCACACGGCATGAAGGAAATGCCGTAGTCGGAGCCGAGCAGCATACGCACGCCACGGCGGTGCAATTCTTTGTGCGTCGCCACATTGGCCTCGAACGCCTCGCGCACCATCATTTGCTCCAGCAGTTCCTCCGGCCAGTGACTGAGATGCAGCAGGCCGTGATAGAAACTGGTCGTCGGTGTGACGAAGACACGATCTTTCGCGGCCTCCAATACATCGAGTGCTTCCTCGTCGCAGAAATCGGCGTGGTGGATAATCGTCACGCCGTGACGCACCCCTCGTTTGACTGATTCGGCGGAACGCGCATGGGCAGCGACAATAAGCCCCAGCTCACCTGCGGCTTCGCAGGCCGCCGCAACTTCGTCATCGGCCATCGTGGTCACCCGGCCTCTCGGCCGCGGAAAGAAGTCGTCGCCCGAAATATTGAGTTTCACGACATTTACGCCTTCGCGATAGCAAAGCCGCACGGCGCGCCGCATCGCGATGGGACCATCTACAATTATCGCCGAGACATCGCGCTGCTGGTGAAGCTGGCCGGTATCATTCAGGCCGCCGGTAGCTGTAAGCGTGGGAGTTGAGGCCAACAACCGCGGTCCTGGCACGCGGCCAGCATCGATCTCGTTGCGAACGACAATTTCTGAGCGCAGCTTTGGCGATCCCGCGCCGATCACGCTGGTAAAGCCCGCGTCGATCATCCGGCGGGCATTGTGCATGGTGACGAATACTGTCTCCTCGGGTGGCGTGTCCTCCACCGCGGTGGGGCTGGAGCTTTCCGGGAAACTCAGATGGGCGTGGCCATCGACTAAGCCTGGGATCAACGTTGCGTCAGGCTCTTCGATCACCCGGGCGTCGCGCGCCACACCCGCGGCAGATGGCCCGACCACCTCAATGCGCCCAGCTGAGACAAGGACGTCGGTGCGGATGCGGCCGTCGTCCCGACCGTTCCAGACCCATAGGCCGCGGAACAGAAATCGGTCATCGTCGCTCACGACGCCTCTCCTTCCATCGCCGGCGTATCGTTCGGTAGAATTTCCCCGTCGGTGGGATCGGCCGTGACGATTTCTTGGAGTTCGATGACGTTGCCAAAGGGGTCACGTCCATAGACCGTGCGCACTCCCATTTTCTCTACCGGCGCGCTGTGAAAGGACATTCCCGCTTCGGCGAGACGAGCGTGCAGCCCGAGCACGTCGGTCACGTCCAGGCAGATATGCGTGAATCCATGGAGATGCACAGGTCGATCGGCGGACCCGCGCCCCTGCGCCGGAGCGGAAAACTCGAACATCTCGATCTTGGCATCACCAAGACGCAGATAGACGGCCCGCGCCGCAGAGTCTTTCAGCCCCATGATCCGGTCGATCTCCGGATCCCGTTCGAATTCCCCGGCACCGAGTTCCTCGAACCCTAGGACATCGACATAAAAGCTTCGCGCTTCGTCGAGAGAGGGAACGGACATGCCGATGTGGTGAAGCATGTTGATGCCTTTCATATGCCACTCCGTTTATAATGGCGATATATATTTCCGCCCTGGATTTCGAATTCATGGTCGAGCCAAACATAAATTGGCAGAGTTGACGCGAATCGTGTCGACGGGCGACTTAGCCGAATGCCGCCTCGCGGAAGCAAATTCCCTGCTCACTGCTGAGTTTTGAAGAGGGTCGAACTTCATTGTCTTAGCCAAGCCGATCGCAAAGCACTGTTTTATCAATCTTCGAACCGCCGACTATTACCGATCTGCGATATGGCCATTACCGCTTTGCAACACTGAGTAATTGGCCTGCGTCCACTAACGCGGGGATTCGCCCTGCCACTTCTCCGAATTCAGGTCGCAAGCCGCCCTTCCGCAAGAGGCGACTGCCCATGCAGCCGAGCCAAGGCTGGCATTACAGAATTCATCACGCCCGTCCCGCCATCCACCGGAATGACAACTCCGTTGATATAGGCGGAATCCTCGGAAGCCAGGAACAGTATCGTCGCAACCTGATCCTTGGGCTGGCCGATGTCAGGGGTCAGCAGCCAGTCGCGATAAACCTGCTGTTCGGCCGGATCGAAATGGCCGATTACGCTGGGGCTGAGAGTAAGGCCGGGCGCAATGCC
The window above is part of the Novosphingobium sp. G106 genome. Proteins encoded here:
- a CDS encoding MFS transporter, with the translated sequence MTGVRTDRAALRPPVPLGNESAAPTAAEVIEEWRRQWRPGLAAFVAGAVGVSLWPSVSSLFVTPLQHEFGWSRSEVAFAFNASMIIAFASPQLGRMVDRFGPRIMLLGSLSSMLVGYVALASLWASLTAFYLLYLFTMLVGTCNGGMSFNRVISTSFARSRGLALAISRSGMAAASAIMPPVLYLIISEAGWRAGFLALGSLILFVALPMVYFLVPGRSSEQRSEAQSAAAGRTSTWRLLAHRKVLLLCAAAGLGYAPCIALLQQFQPILVDKGVLPLTAASFIGVLGGAAFFGGLLSGALVDRFWAPLVTCGAMVIGVAGCLFLLPQSIETGAALAGAIAIGAAQGAQMPVIAFLIARYMGFSSYSAIFGLCVFVIGMLIPVYISAMTHLYEWLGGHQAGLGLCISSFVAAVAAILAMGRYPEIPEIT
- a CDS encoding SRPBCC family protein, producing MAQTLNLSKSDIREDFVPKDGFISPEFARLERDRLWPRVWQIACREEELPEVGSFVTYEIAGESIVIVRTAPDEIKSFYNVCQHRGRILMEQQSGRTKFMFCRYHGWRWSLDGTLQKITDEHNWEGCASFDKADLALKETLIGTWGGFVFINMDADAEPLQDFLHPVPAFLDPFEFHTWRYRWYKSVVLPCNWKTALEGFNEAYHVAATHPQLLDEGGDDMTAARTYGRHGMYYYLPEARPLGAPSRRTGREVPADTREGLVNFYRVMDQTLNALFTQRAVDSVERILTEVPAGSDPVDVMMAAQRFHREAAESDGSGWPPLTVEQQIAAGTNWHIFPNHVFLQMADGSIAYRARPHGDNPNECIFDVWSLARFAPGEEPPLNREFYPDWTDETEQHFGKILMQDFGNFRYVQKGMHSRGFSGSRTNPVQEAEIPNMHRALYEYLFDE
- a CDS encoding LysR family transcriptional regulator, which codes for MKDALRSFHVFSVAASSENFSKAARRLDMTPASVSRTIAQLEASVGARLFNRNTVSVKLTAEGVALRSAIGDRLDELLADVADMLSGLGHNTGGPLKVSLTNAYGKSHVLPKLPLFLAKYPDITLEIAFNDHRGDLLIEGHDIGTCYGPPDENAYISRVVCRPKLVLVASPGYLSKMGVPRSLDELTEHDCIEAKPDGVRSVAWLLKPPGNGTAISVAPRARLKISDQIDGVLLAAVAGLGITLVHRQAAEPFLRRGELRALLVDHAIESESGSEVYAYFPHRSGMASRARAFVEFLANEVGDEEVDIIPFAA
- a CDS encoding FAD-binding protein, yielding MDQIESEYDVVIVGSGAGSVPCALKVRSEGKTAAIFEKLSVFGGTTSFSGGVLWIPDNPLMKEAGIEDSFDRAELYLKSVVDYVGPSVSAERTTSFLNAGPAMVEFLRSKGMKFRRPFHDWPDYYDDAPGGSPEGRSLLAEVFDISQLGEWRDRLSIYAPLAHMPLSAEEFTTLFTMRKTFAGKLKALKYATLMARDKLLGRQTIANGAAIQGRLLQIILREKVPLFLDTPSEELWLEEGKVVGVKVRHKGRTVSVRARRGVVINAGGYGHAIEFREKHGRGRETAIRSRANPGDLGGPLQEMMAMGAATENLDAAWWVITSQNTDGSWPEGATMPDGQVFSFMHHLDLSLPHSIMVDQDGQRFCDEAGAYMEIGERMIQRQQATGRGIPAWMIFDKRHRDWYPWGTMPPGKTPQSWIDSGYMKKAETLPELADLCGIDAAGLSTEVARFNQYCRDGRDPDFNRGGRAFDRAHGDPTVKPNPNMGSIEQGPFYAVPMYPADVGTAGGVVTDAFARVIGDDGQAIAGLYAIGNSAASPFGRCYPAAGATIGPSMVFGYVAAMHAIGDNKLAEVTGVSA
- a CDS encoding amidohydrolase family protein, with translation MSDDDRFLFRGLWVWNGRDDGRIRTDVLVSAGRIEVVGPSAAGVARDARVIEEPDATLIPGLVDGHAHLSFPESSSPTAVEDTPPEETVFVTMHNARRMIDAGFTSVIGAGSPKLRSEIVVRNEIDAGRVPGPRLLASTPTLTATGGLNDTGQLHQQRDVSAIIVDGPIAMRRAVRLCYREGVNVVKLNISGDDFFPRPRGRVTTMADDEVAAACEAAGELGLIVAAHARSAESVKRGVRHGVTIIHHADFCDEEALDVLEAAKDRVFVTPTTSFYHGLLHLSHWPEELLEQMMVREAFEANVATHKELHRRGVRMLLGSDYGISFMPCGTNAADVGHLVRYLGFTPQEALRAATYHGGLAAGAGGHNPPGGGRPTFLWSRAIRPAIPTSSRTPTICWSS
- a CDS encoding VOC family protein, with product MKGINMLHHIGMSVPSLDEARSFYVDVLGFEELGAGEFERDPEIDRIMGLKDSAARAVYLRLGDAKIEMFEFSAPAQGRGSADRPVHLHGFTHICLDVTDVLGLHARLAEAGMSFHSAPVEKMGVRTVYGRDPFGNVIELQEIVTADPTDGEILPNDTPAMEGEAS